Part of the Triticum urartu cultivar G1812 chromosome 2, Tu2.1, whole genome shotgun sequence genome, AGGCTCCTTTCTCTTATACATGCACTAGACATAAAGGCCGAATCCATGATTTTGTTGCCTGCTGAGCTTCAGGTTAAAGCTGAGGCGGAGAAGAGGTTGAAAGAACTTCTCCACGAAGAAGAACTGAAGTGGGCGTTGCGGGCTAAGGTCCGCAGAGTGGTCCAAGGGGACGCAAATACTCAATTCTTTCACTTGATTGCTAATGGTAAGCACAGAAAGAAGAGGATCTTTCAACTTGAACAAGATGAGGGCACTATTTTAGGACAAGACAACCTCAAAACCTATATAACAGAGTATTATAGGCAGTTGTTTGGACCGCCGGAGGATAGCTGTGTGTCCCTCGATGAGTCCAGGGCTGAGGATGTGCCTCAACTGTCGGCTGCTGATAATGATATTCTGGTTGCCCCGTTCACTGAGAAGGAGGTGCTTGATGCTATTGCACAGATGAAAAATAATAAGGCTCCTGGACCGGATGGTTTTCCGGTTGAGTTCTACAAAAAGTGCTGGCACATCATTAAGGGGGATTTGCTTCCTATGTTTCATGATTTGTTCTCTAGACAGCTTCACTTATTTCACTTGAACTTTGGAACTATCACACTGCTCCCTAAGAAAACGGATGCTGTGAGAATTGAGCAGTTCAGGCCAATCTGCCTtctcaatgttagtttcaaaattttcaccaagaTCGGGACTAATAGGCTTACACAGATTGCGCTTTCTGTGGTGCAACagtcccaaactgctttcatgaCGGACAGAAACATCCTTGAAGGGGTGGTCgtccttcatgaaacgctccatgaaatccattcaaaaaaattagatggagtaatttttaaggtggatttcgagaaagcgtacgataaggtcaaatggccattcctccaacaggcattgcgtatgaaaggttttgatgaagCCTGGCGCCGCCAGGTTGAATCATTCACGCAAAAAGGTAGTGTgggaattaaagtgaatgacgatATTGGTCGTTACTTCCAGACACATAAAGGCCTAagacaaggagatccgatgtcccCTATATTGTTTAACATTGTGGTTGATATGTTAGCAATTTTGATAGGGAGGGCTAAGGAGAATGGTCAAGTGGCTTGGTACCCCATCTTGTTgatggaggtgtatccatcctgCAGTACGATGATGATACAATCATCTTCATGGAGCATGATTTGGCcaaggcgagaaatatgaagctggtgttatgcctgttcgaacaattgaccgggttaaagattaactttcataagagtgagttgttctgctttggtagagcAAAGGATGAACAGGACgcttataggcaattgtttgggtgcGAGTTGGGGGAGTTACCTTTCTCCTACTTAGGTATCCCGATCCACCATCGTAGGCTGACGAACCGAGAATGGAAGTGCATCGAAGACCGATTTGAGAAGAAGctgagttgctggaagggcaagctcATGTCATACGGTGGCCGATTAATTTTGATTAACTCGGTACTCAtgagtatgcctatgtttctcttaTCGTTCTTTGAAGTCCCAGTTGGTGTCAGGAAAAGACTGGACTTCTATCGATCGCGTTTCTTTTGACAGGGTGATGACTTAAAAAGAAAGTACCGGCTAGCTAAATGGGATATTATCtgtagaccgaaagaccaagggggtctcgGAATCGAGAATCTTGAAGTTAAGAACAGATGTCTTCTTAGTAAGTGGCTGTGGAAACTGTTTTCTGAGACTGATGCCACGTGGGCGCAAATCCTTCGTAGCAAGTACCTCCACACAAAAACTTGGTCCCAGGTTACAGTCAGGCCAACCGACTTGCCTTTTTGGAGAGGACTGATGAAAGTCAAACTGTCCTTTCTTAATAGGACAAAGTTCATTATTGGCAACGGTGCTAGTACGCGTTtttgggaggatacttggctcggAAAGACACCTTTGGCCATTCAATATTTGTCTTTATATCGTATTGTTCAACGACGTGAGGTGTTCGTTGCAATGGTATTTCAATCtatcccccttaatattcagttcaGACGGTCGCTAGCGGGCAATCGTTGGGAAGCTTGGCTCCGTCTAGTTAGgagactgatggaggttcagctttctcAACAACCCGATAAATTACGCTGGAAGCTGGCTAGGTCTGAAGTTTTCACggttaaatcaatgtatattgatgttaGTAATTCGTCCTCCATTCCTACCTCTAAGCATGTTTGGGAGGTTAAAGTGCCTTTCAAaataaaagtgtttatgtggtttgtccataaacaagtcattttaactaaggacaacttgataaagcgtaattggacaggaactactaggtgtagtttctgtgatcgggatgagacgATTCAACACCTCTTTTTTAATTGCCCGTTAGCCAAAGTTCTATGGCGGACGGTCCACATTGCTTTTAAGATTACTCCACCGAACTCTGTCAATGCGTTATTTGGGATATGGCTTAATGGGATTGAGCCAGACTTAGTGAGACATATTCGTGTTGGAGTTTGCGCCTTGCTGTGGACTATctggaattgcagaaatgatttggtgtTTAACAGAATATCACGTATTCACTTTTTGCGGGTTATTTTCCGAGCCACCACACTGATCCGTTCATGGTCGCTACTCACTctgacggaggccagggagcatttggttactggatctgtctgctgggagatggtagctcgggatatcttcaactggtttggatggcggtcatgtaataggataggcaattagtttacctatctttctttagccagccggttgtggcttttCTTTCTTGGCTAGTTGGTGTTTCTAGCCTTTTTAGCTCTGTGTGAGCTTTCTTTTTTTGTTCTGTCAGTTGGAGACTTTGAAACCTTGTTCAAACTTTTATttggttaataagatggccgtatgcatcactctgatgcagaggccggagaACTCCCCCTTTTcgataaaaaaagaaaaaaaagtcGCCAGATACTTTGCACTTAAGAAGAACCGTCAAGCGCTCCGTCCCCATTAACCGACATATTTCCCAACTTGCTCCGAGTAAGACGGTGCAAAACAAGAGATGATCAGTTGTCGTAGTTCGGGTCCTCCATCACAAAGTGGACCAACAcaaagatgaagatgcccaggaAGTTGGTGAAGAAACCCAGGTCTTGGTCGTCAAACATGTGCAGAAAACATTGCAAGCAAAGGATAGTTAAGGTCTGAAAACAAGCTAGCCATGATACATGATCAAATGTGCTGGTTGCCACTTGTCAGAAGTATATGACATGGAAGCAAAGGCTAAAGCACAACATACAAACAGAGGTTATGAACGAGCTGTGCGCCTAGTGTCTACTATAGGATCATGGCCACAGGTTATCAATAAAAAATGCAGCAAGTCAACCTCGCGTAATCTGCTCACCTCGCTTCAAGTATACAGCGTTTTGGTCCTTGAACTTGATCCTATTCAACGCTTCTTCTTTTTTTCTGAGGTGATCCTATTCAACGCATAGGTCGAGGTTTGTCCTTTTTACTTTTGAGACAAAGGTCGAGGTTTGTCAACCTCGCATAATCTGCTCACCTGACGCTAcccaccattactgggccagctCAAGCAGACTTCGGAAGACTCTCTCTTCCGGTTTTGAAAGATTCTACTAGTAGaacattccttgacaacttttCCTTTTTACTGTGTTTTTATTTCGCATTTTCCTATTATTTTTATTTTACAATTTTACTTTTTAAAATACAGCAACATTTCTTAAATTTATGATTTTTCTAAATtcattttttaaaattcatgaatattGTTTTAATTTTTCATTTCTTTGAAGTTTGAGAAtgtttttaaaattcatgaaatttACTTTTTTGTAATTTTTAAATTTTGGAAGCATTTTTAAAAATTAGGGAATAATTTTATATTCACATTATTTTGATTTGGGAAAATGTTTTAGATTGGGAATATTCTCTAAAATTCATGGTTTTTTTAAATTCCTGATTTACTTTTAAAAATTGAAAGTATTTTAAAGAAAACTGGTTGAAATAAAAAAGTGGCCAAGAAATGAATATAAATAAACGTCACTGCAATACATACTAGAGCAACTCATTTGGCGTTCGCAGGGATGAGCAAACTCACTAGTTAACCCCGTGCAAAGGTCACTCACACCTTCTCTCATGATGACAAGTGATGCATTGCATATGCGGCACTTACCGCAATCTGGAAGTTTTGGTGGGATTTTCTTCGCATGCACGGGACGCATGTGTCGgttgcttgtttgtctttttCTCATAGATTTGTTTTCTCAAAATGTTTTATCCCTTGAATCATCTGTTCGAATCATGAGAGAAGGTGTATTCATAGTCGCGACAGCACAAAGGTTGTTGTCGCCGGCCTGGGTTTGAGTCTCCTCATTTTCCTATAAGAATAAGACAGGGGGCTTCTTTCCCTCTGTTTTCATTCTTTTTCTGTTCGAATCATGAACCGTATTCATAGTCGCATTCTACTAGGAGCCGCTACCAGCTATCGACTTGCGTCGTgtccatgtgtgcatgaacataTAGGGTTGCGTGCTTAAGGGGCAGGAACCCACTCAGATTGGATCCAAGTTGAATTGGGTGTGGATAATGGATATCACGTGTTGAGTCCATCTTAAACGTCTATATAATTGGAGGGGCAAGACCTTGAAAAGAGTTCGACCAGTTCCACGACCAAGTCATCGTCAGTCGCATGTTGACATCGTGCGAGTGGACCTAGCAGTTCGCTGCCCGACATTTCTCCCTGCACGCATAGATATCTTAGAGACGTCGAAGATTCATAGTTTGGACAAACTGTGAGAAACTATTCGAGGATCCGACGGGAACATGCATCTTCAACTCCATTCCTGTTGTCGTGACCGTGTATCTCCACGACATGTGTTCATCGTTCGCACAAcaattttgttttgttttgtgataagataattgatGAGTGTTATTTTTACACTCCTCTAACCTAAGTTTAAGCAGAAATATTTTATTAAAACCGAGATATTCGCTCTGATATTGCTACTAATGACTAATGAATGCAAACGATTCTAAATATTCGATCTTTATTTTATTTCCACGAGAAATTGGCTATTTATGGACAAAATCAAGCCAATACATGAAAAGGGGTAAAGTAGAGATAGAAGAGATCAAGTGGGTGGTGCACCAGAGGAAACAGAGCAAAAGGCGACCTTCCATATGATTATCCGCGCTCTTATGGATAGTTGTATGGCATGGCAACCGAGGCGACTGGTCTACGTGAACGACATTTATAAAGGGCCTGGCGCCAAATGAATACCAGAACATCACAGAACAAGCCAGTCATTCTCATCTTCACTAAAGCCATCTCCATCAACCATAGCCGCCACCATTTTCCATCACCGTAGCCACAACCTTCACCACCACCATAGTTCTCAGCAATCTAGTCATACTTGTAATCATGTATCACACACGGCATCCATTGTAAAACATATTATCAATCAATAAATCTTCATGATGTGTTCTTCGTTTGATCTGATCTTCATGTGTGGGTAGTTCGGTAAGGTCATGGGTTGAGGCAAGGGTCTTGCAACCCGATGTATTTTTTTGGAGAGTTCAATGAAAGTACGTTGAATTAACGTCTCGTATGCATAGCATAAAAAATGTTCCGTTGTTGTCTCATGTCTCGTTCGCGTTCTTCATCCCTGCAGGTACCCAAGATCATGGAGAGCGAGTCACAAAGATGCTGAGGGTAGGGAGACCGTGACGTGTTATTCCAAACACCAATGGCAGAAATGTTTAGTGTGATAACACAAGTCGTATCCTTGGAGATTCAAGAGGTGTAGTCATTAAATGCCCAATGCTTTTGTCTGATTATTGCAGTCTTAATTAACAGTGCAACCCCGTGCAACGGACAAGGCTTTCGTTGGACAACTGACTCTTGATGCAGGACGCGTGCCGGTCAAGACATAATTTGGACACATGCCCCACTTCGATATGTAGCAAGCACATCTTGATGGATGACTTCCAGAGTACAAATTAAGATCATGATTCATGATGGTCCCGACACAAATATATGGTTGTAAGCATAAGTCCTCATACCCATGCCTATTTTTATTATAAGTGTTTTCAGTGTCAGCTTGATTTACGATCTGGTCAAAAGATAGAATTTAATTCTCTAGCAAGACCTTGTTTGATACCCTAGCTTAAATGGCACCATCCTCTCGTGGGTTCGGTAACTCAGGGTCACCTCTGGGGAAAAAGGCGAGAATCCTTTCTGCTCCATTTTCGGCTCACTAAAGGAAGTAATCGAACcattttctggcgtcgttgccgagGAGGCTTTGTGTGCCTAGTCTTTGTGTTTAGAGTTTTTATTAAGAGTGTTGTTTGAGTTTTTAGTTTACTTTTTGTTGCAAGTCTTGTCAGTAGAAAATCTAAAAAATATTACTACGAGTCATAACCTAGGAAGCTTTGCTACTCCTAGCAATAGTTTCATGTGTGAACCTATAGCACAACCTGATGTTGTTGCCGCTGAGTATGAGATAAAACCGAACCTAGTCTCTATGGTTCAATAGTATCAATTTGGAGGCTTTGCTTCTGAGGATGTCAGTATGCACTTGCATAATTTTTCTGAATTGTGCAACATGACACACATTAAAGATTATGATCTTGACGCTTTGAAGTTGCACCTATTTCCTTTCTCCTTGAGAAGAAAAGCAAAAGAATGGATTCTATCTTTGCCTACAGGTAATATAACTTCATGGACTGATTGATTCAGTAAGTTTTTATCTAAGTTTTGCCCACCTGCAAAAATTATGCAACTTCGTCCACAGATAACAAGTTTTAAGCAGGAAGATCGCGAGCCACTAGCGCTTGTGTGGGTTCGCACGAAGGATGCTATAAGAAATTGTCGTAACCATGGAATGGAACAGTGGTTAATTTTTCATATGTTTTATAATGTCTTAAATCCTATGTCAAAAACTATGATTGATACTGCTGCAGGAGGAACTATTATGGGTAAGCCCATCGTTGATGATAAAAAGTTGCTAGATGAAATGCAAGAAAACTATGCCCGGTGGCATGTTGAGAGGGCTACCACCAAGAGAGTTGACCGCTAAGATTGATGAACTCATCTCCGCCATGAAAGGAAAACAAGAGGTAAATGTGAACGTTATTACTGATGAAGAGGTTAATGATGTCAATTTTATTGCTCGTAATAGCTATAATCCCAATTGAAAAAATAATGGGTATGCATCTAGATTACCTTATCCCAATAATAGTGGAGCACCTAACAATTTTAATGGAAATAGAAATACTCTAGAAGAAATTTAGAATTTTTTTTATTGCTAGTCAGAGTGAGCAGAATGAAACCTTTAAAAATATCTTGAAGAATCATGATAACTTACTTGGTCAATTGACCAGTAAGATTGTTGGATTCACTAACAATGTGCAGGCTCTAGATGGAAGAATTAATAGCATGGAAGCACAAGTGGCTAAAATTGCAGAGAGCCAAACTCTGATTCTATGTAGGTAAACCAGAACCTAACCCGGTTGAAGATGTCAAGATGATGAGAAGTAACGAAGAGAGTGCAATGTGCGAGAGTATACTTATACGGTTACAGACTTCGTAAAGATGATAGCAATGAAACACCCACTACCTGAGGTATCAAATGATGAGGCATATAATGTCTTTCTTAATCATGTTGCAGCGAAGGTACGCGAGTTGGACGATCAAAGAAAAAAACTATTCAATAAGTTACCTGCTAAGCAAGAAGATGATTTTGAGCGTGAGATTGAGATTGGTTTGACCTGTCACGATTAAGCATGGTGTTATCATTCAAATAAATGATTGCCTTGTCACGATTGATCTTGCTATAGTTGATATGCCTGAAGATCTCATTGCTCCTATAATTCTTGGTAGGCATTTTCTTATGACCATAAAGACTGTTATTAATGTGTCTGAGGGAAATGTGAGATTTGACCTTACTGGGAAGGATCTTTTGTGAGACATTTCCCCGGGAAAAAGAAAATGAAGACATACACCGGAGACGGCATTATCGTCAATGCTCGAAGCTATGGGCTCGGTGTATTTTTACCCAAGTGAATCACTATGGTCGAGCTATCTGACCGAAAACAAGCGCTTCGTGGGAGGCAACCCACGCGAATAAGGTAGAAAAGTAAGTTTTTGTTTTTCGTTTCAATAAAAGAGTGTTGAAGTTTTATCATGGAGGATAAGTTGAGAAGAGTTGTTCTAATGAGGCCTTTGTCTTGCGCAAAATTATCGTGTGTTGTAGCGACATTTGAATGCCTATAAACATGCCTATATGTTGTGTTGGAACTAACCCCGCAGGCAGAACAAAATATGGCCTAGCATGCAACCACCGTGGTTGTTTGACCGGTTGTACGGAATCCTGGCGATTGGCAGAGAATCGGTTGGCGGAGGGGCAAATCGCTGACGAGTAGGAGAACGATGACATCGCCGTGGCCATGGTCGTGGAGGATCTGGGCTTCTTGGATGAGCAGCGGGCATTGTAACAGTCCATGCGCATCACCCGCGACATCTGCCGCAAGCAATGGCGGCTGCGGGTCCTAAGGGTGGAGAGTGGCGCCTTGTTCATGGACCTTGATGCGAAGGGGAGCGAAGAGGAGGCGCGTGTGACCATAGATGTCGCCGCCCCTACTGTTCATGCCCCGCCACAACAACCACAAGGCCGACCCATCCATGTCAGACGTCGTCGACACGGTGAACTCCAGCGAGAAAGAGTAGGACATGGGACGTGGGCACGCCTAATGTCCCATGTGGGCCGTGCCCCACGTCCTAttctctctccctccccctctcccgcAGCTTCACTTCCTGGGGCTCATGGCCGGTGAGTTTGCCGGACATGAGGAAGGCATGATGTAGAACACGGAGGACGCAACGGTCGACGAACATATAGACTAAGTTAAAAAAATGCCATTCGCTTTTGTTTAGTTGAAATATGTCAAAAATGTAATGGTTCTAATGATAACTGTCCAATTTGCCTGGTTTGTTTAAATTCCTTTTGAAATGTGGTCCGCGTTGAAGGCTTGAAGCCCTATATAACATGGTGATGTCGATGGAACCTGAATCATTTTCTCTCTACCTAAACTTTCCTTTCGCGATGTAGCCCAGTAACAAAGATAATACGGCCCTATTATAGATGGAATATAAACATACTTACCACAGCACCAATACACTGCACTGTTTAGGATGTACACTTGGTGCATGTTTCTTATCGAATACTGTATGTCACACCGCGTATTCCATAGAACAGCTCCATGGACTATTCTCCTTCTGCCTTTTTTCTTGATAGGAAACACGAAACAGCAGGGAAGGATAACAAGAGGAACCAGTCCAGTCCCACCTACCCTACCCTCAAAATGTGAATATATGTATATAATCATGGCAACATTATTCAGACTAACAAGCGACTGGGTAGCCCGAAATCACTAGATCAGAAAAGCTGCTGCAAATTGTAGCCTTACCACTCAGCATGGCTTTCAAAAAATTAGCACCTGCAGTAGGGTTCATCGTAGCGCTGACGGCGTTCCGCCTCACCGGCGTTGGAGCTTCTCTGCCACCAGGCAACTGCACGAGGGAATGCGGTGGGCTGGAGATCCCTTACCCGTTTGGCATCGACCTCGAGGATGGCTGCCAACTTTCTGACCGCCGGCAAGGCTTCAAGCTCCGCTGCCTAGACAGGGGCGGCCGTGGCAAGAGGCTACATTACATCAACCAGGAGGTGCTGGAGATCTCGCTGGAGCACGGCCAGGTCCGGTGGCTGAACAACATCTCCTCCTACTGCTACAACGCCACCGCCGGGGAGATGGAGGTCAACAGCCCGCCGTCGAACATGGACCTGGAGGGCTCCATCTTCCGGCTCTCCGACACCGCCAACAAGTTCACCGTGCTCGGCTGCAAGACGCTCGCCTACATCGGCGACACGGACAACGTCACGTCGTACACGGCCGTGTGCGGGGCCACATGCAAGGACGGCAACCTCTCGCTGCTGACCAACGGTTCCTGCGAGGGGATCGGCTGCTGCCGGACGGCGATCCCGAGGGGGCTGGAGAACTACCGGGTGTGGTTCGACGGGAGCTTCAGCACCGGCCGCTGTAGCTACGCGGCGCTG contains:
- the LOC125536210 gene encoding dolichyl-diphosphooligosaccharide--protein glycosyltransferase subunit 4A-like, with protein sequence MFDDQDLGFFTNFLGIFIFVLVHFVMEDPNYDN